A single Drosophila ananassae strain 14024-0371.13 chromosome 3L, ASM1763931v2, whole genome shotgun sequence DNA region contains:
- the LOC6496536 gene encoding serine/arginine repetitive matrix protein 2, giving the protein MNRVLCPSRRPLSDVFHGDPFKIQSYNFRYADKPVYHVQHYQRPPIVSPPVAPPPARKPSFETFYLNPKFNRDSEYTPVNRPPPTSSFSEYRRRRFLQDFKAVPSHTMRPPLITMPDRQRSVPVAPQPRRPPVSPTVTDSPLLRTCCSRGEYQTMRRGQSTCSLRTCHSNGGGGCLVGNTRSASATTFDRGSNVQLQNKRSACSGCAININICSLDPESEADNNVSIKIETDACLLNNKDMASSKSGNNRSGSAASRATGTSFGIDKRLSKFNVSETKPRTSPDWVRRQRQREVETKREQELARERQHQENLKLERERELEQERAFIRRREQEREHLRQLERQRERDHLLALEAERERQRLRELERETQRQREYDRLVELQEQLRSQHELPPMRVMSTTLPGVPSPSRVPMTSHLYTRTSDDRLPGMMAFCDVPSRREARRVLPVRHQAAAIPLPPPPGWTSTPIRSASRSSVGRTPVNSSRSGTPVRNSNRTPTPVRNSSRTPTPTRNVPPTRTSTPIRNPTPRNPLVSRNHTPTRQIGNSSRNPTPTRSGTPLRNSSRSVTPLRTDTPDRFSSRNSGHLQRSSSGTSNGNVHVSMATTRIVSNSRLSESKQINGNPAILTRLNNVPIRITTSRSRDRDLEFSMNHVTMGEPPAAMPQPITVFRRRSSSSQSGQDACQVNINVYADNLRRMRI; this is encoded by the exons ATGAATCGTGTGTTGT gtccatcgcgACGTCCATTGAGCGATGTCTTCCATGGCGACCCCTTCAAAATTCAATCGTATAACTTCCGGTATGCCGACAAGCCCGTCTACCACGTCCAGCACTACCAGCGACCACCGATTGTGTCGCCTCCTGTGGCGCCACCGCCCGCCAGGAAACCCTCCTTCGAGACATTCTACCTCAATCCGAAGTTTAATCGGGATTCGGAGTATACGCCGGTGAATAGGCCACCGCCGACCAGTTCGTTTAGCGAGTACCGACGCCGGCGATTCCTGCAGGACTTCAAGGCTGTGCCCTCGCATACGATGCGGCCACCCTTGATTACCATGCCGGATCGCCAGCGCAGTGTTCCGGTGGCACCGCAGCCCCGACGTCCACCCGTTTCGCCCACTGTTACGGATTCGCCTCTCCTGAGGACCTGCTGTTCGCGCGGCGAGTACCAGACCATGCGACGTGGCCAGAGCACTTGCTCGCTAAGGACCTGCCACAGCAATGGCGGCGGCGGTTGTCTGGTCGGGAATACTAGGAGCGCCTCCGCCACCACCTTCGATCGCGGCTCCAACGTCCAGCTGCAGAACAAGCGGAGTGCTTGCAGCGGCTGCGCCATCAACATAAACATCTGCAGCCTCGACCCGGAGTCGGAGGCGGACAACAATGTGAGCATCAAGATCGAGACGGATGCCTGCCTCCTCAACAACAAGGACATGGCCAGCTCGAAGTCGGGCAACAATCGCTCGGGTAGTGCTGCATCCCGAGCCACCGGCACATCCTTCGGCATTGACAAGCGCCTGTCCAAGTTCAACGTCAGCGAGACCAAGCCCCGGACCAGTCCGGACTGGGTGCGGCGTCAACGGCAACGGGAAGTGGAAACAAAGAGGGAGCAGGAGTTGGCTCGAGAGCGTCAACACCAGGAGAATCTGAAACTAGAGAGAGAGCGGGAGCTCGAACAGGAGCGGGCGTTCATAAGGCGCCGGGAGCAGGAGCGAGAGCATCTCCGTCAGCTGGAGCGGCAGCGGGAACGGGATCATCTTTTGGCCCTGGAGGCGGAGCGAGAGCGGCAGCGTCTGAGGGAACTGGAAAGGGAGACGCAGCGGCAAAGGGAGTACGATCGGCTGGTGGAACTCCAGGAGCAACTGCGTAGTCAGCACGAATTGCCACCGATGCGGGTGATGTCCACGACTCTCCCGGGTGTTCCATCGCCTTCTCGTGTTCCCATGACCTCCCACTTGTATACACGGACCTCGGATGATCGTTTGCCCGGAATGATGGCCTTTTGTGATGTGCCCTCACGTCGGGAGGCGAGAAGAGTGCTTCCGGTGCGCCATCAGGCCGCTGCTATTCCGCTACCACCGCCACCCGGCTGGACATCCACGCCCATTCGTTCTGCTTCACGGTCGTCCGTCGGACGGACTCCCGTGAACAGCTCTCGGAGTGGCACTCCTGTAAGGAATAGCAATCGTACTCCAACGCCTGTACGGAATAGCAGTCGAACTCCAACTCCCACCAGAAATGTACCTCCTACCCGGACTTCCACGCCCATTCGGAATCCCACTCCCAGAAATCCACTGGTTAGCCGAAATCACACCCCTACTCGGCAAATCGGAAACTCCTCCCGTAATCCCACGCCCACCCGGAGTGGCACTCCCTTGAGGAATTCCAGTCGATCTGTAACTCCCTTACGGACTGACACTCCTGATCGCTTCTCCAGTCGGAATTCGGGGCACCTGCAACGCAGTAGCTCCGGCACCTCCAATGGCAATGTCCATGTGTCCATGGCGACCACTCGGATCGTGTCCAATAGCCGCTTGAGCGAATCAAAGCAAATAAATGGAAATCCTGCGATTCTGACCCGGCTAAACAATGTCCCCATACGGATAACTACTTCGCGCTCTAGGGATCGGGATCTGGAGTTCTCCATGAATCATGTCACGATGGGGGAGCCACCGGCGGCGATGCCACAACCCATAACAGTGTTCCGGCGGCGCAGTTCCAGCAGTCAGTCTGGACAGGATGCCTGCCAGGTGAACATCAACGTGTATGCCGACAATCTGCGTAGGATGCGGATCTGA
- the LOC6494043 gene encoding synaptic vesicular amine transporter isoform X2: MQSSTDAGNGGPRKYTQSTAQQQQQQQSEISETTSFSINSNNQPQQQQAHSGDSSNTPSKNPFKQQLDSNQQNGNMEQDCGILGVGKEKPPPPPPPTYQSQSFGGRQPPPADQYRQEDPRAAGSWSAAKSWMVSWRGSNRLVLVIVAIALLLDNMLLTTVVPIIPEFLYDIRHPDAPLDSYPRTPLTLNTPPPPTPCPCNKDGSEAAPLEISTMSPEENETYYRELEERHNELVGETVEVGLLFASKAFVQLLVNPIVGPLTHRIGYSIPMFAGFVIMFLSTLIFAFGRSYLVLFVARALQGIGSSCSSVSGMGMLADRFTDDKERGNAMGIALGGLALGVLIGPPFGGVMYEFVGKSAPFLVLAALALGDGLLQLFMLQPSIQKAESEPPSLKSLISDPYILIAAGAITFANMGIAMLEPSLPLWMVDNMGATRWEQGVAFLPASISYLIGTNLFGPLGHKIGRWFAACLGLVIIGGCLIFIPMATSITHLIIPNAGLGFAIGMVDSSMMPELGYLVDIRHSAVYGSVYALGDVAFCVGFAVGPALSGSLVKSIGFEWMLFGIAILCFMYAPLLTLLKNPPTSDEKKSLIYGRDRAQVRYVTYQNYDEDE; this comes from the exons ATGCAATCATCGACCGATGCGGGCAATGGTGGACCTAGAAAATACACGCAGAGCAcagcacagcagcagcagcagcagcagtcggAGATTAGCGAAACCACCTCCTTTTCCATAAACTCCAACAATCAACCACAACAGCAGCAAGCACATTCCGGCGACAGCAGCAATACACCCAGCAAAAATCCCTTCAAGCAACAGTTGGACAGCAATCAACAGAATGGCAACATGGAGCAGGATTGTGGGATTCTGGGCGTTGGCAAGGAGAAGCCACCgcccccaccaccacccacttaCCAGTCGCAATCGTTTGGTGGACGCCAGCCACCGCCGGCGGATCAGTACAGGCAGGAGGATCCACGCGCTGCCGGGTCCTGGTCCGCCGCCAAGTCCTGGATGGTTAGCTGGCGTGGATCTAACCGGCTCGTCCTTGTCATTGTTGCCATAGCTCTGCTCCTGGACAATATGCTGTTGACCACCGTGG TGCCCATCATACCCGAGTTCCTGTACGACATACGACATCCGGACGCACCGCTCGACAGCTACCCCCGCACACCGCTCACCCTCAACACACCACCGCCGCCAACGCCGTGTCCTTGCAACAAAGATGGCAGCGAGGCAGCTCCGCTCGAGATCTCCACAATGAGTCCGGAGG AAAACGAGACCTACTACCGCGAACTGGAGGAGCGCCACAACGAGCTGGTGGGGGAGACGGTGGAGGTGGGTCTGCTCTTTGCCTCCAAGGCCTTCGTCCAGCTGCTGGTTAATCCGATTGTGGGACCTCTGACGCACCG CATTGGCTATAGTATCCCCATGTTTGCTGGCTTCGTGATTATGTTTCTCTCCACCTTGA TCTTTGCCTTTGGCCGCTCCTACCTGGTCCTGTTTGTGGCTCGGGCTCTGCAGGGTATCgggtcctcctgctcctcggTCTCGGGCATGGGCATGCTGGCGGATCGCTTCACCGACGACAAGGAGCGTGGCAACGCCATGGGCATAGCCCTCGGAGGCCTGGCCCTGGGCGTCCTCATCGGTCCACCCTTTGGCGGCGTCATGTACGAGTTTGTGGGAAAATCGGCTCCGTTTTTGGTCCTGGCTGCCCTGGCCTTGGGCGATGGCCTGCTCCAGCTGTTCATGTTGCAGCCTTCCATCCAGAAGGCCGAATCGGAGCCACCATCCCTGAAGAGCCTGATCAGTGATCCGTACATCCTGATTGCTGCCGGAGCCATCACCTTCGCCAACATGGGCATCGCTATGCTGGAGCCTTCGTTGCCTCTGTGGATGGTGGACAACATGGGTGCCACTCGTTGGGAACAGGGCGTGGCCTTTCTGCCCGCCTCCATCAGCTACCTGATTGGCACGAACCTCTTCGGACCCCTGGGACACAAGATTGGACGCTGGTTTGCCGCCTGTCTGGGACTGGTTATCATCGGAGGATGTTTGATATTT ATTCCCATGGCCACCTCGATTACCCATCTGATCATCCCGAATGCCGGTCTGGGCTTTGCCATTGGCATGGTGGACTCCTCGATGATGCCGGAACTGGGCTACCTGGTGGACATCCGGCACTCGGCCGTCTACGGCAGTGTGTACGCTCTCGGAGACGTGGCCTTCTGTGTGGGATTCGCCGTAGGGCCGGCTCTCTCCGGATCGCTGGTGAAGAGCATCGGCTTCGAGTGGATGCTGTTCGGAATCGCCATCCTGTGCTTCATGTACGCCCCGCTGCTGACCCTGCTCAAGAATCCGCCGACCAGTGACGAAAAGAAG TCCTTGATCTATGGACGGGATCGGGCTCAGGTACGTTATGTCACCTATCAGAACTACGATGAAGACGAATAA
- the LOC6494043 gene encoding synaptic vesicular amine transporter isoform X1 has protein sequence MQSSTDAGNGGPRKYTQSTAQQQQQQQSEISETTSFSINSNNQPQQQQAHSGDSSNTPSKNPFKQQLDSNQQNGNMEQDCGILGVGKEKPPPPPPPTYQSQSFGGRQPPPADQYRQEDPRAAGSWSAAKSWMVSWRGSNRLVLVIVAIALLLDNMLLTTVVPIIPEFLYDIRHPDAPLDSYPRTPLTLNTPPPPTPCPCNKDGSEAAPLEISTMSPEENETYYRELEERHNELVGETVEVGLLFASKAFVQLLVNPIVGPLTHRIGYSIPMFAGFVIMFLSTLIFAFGRSYLVLFVARALQGIGSSCSSVSGMGMLADRFTDDKERGNAMGIALGGLALGVLIGPPFGGVMYEFVGKSAPFLVLAALALGDGLLQLFMLQPSIQKAESEPPSLKSLISDPYILIAAGAITFANMGIAMLEPSLPLWMVDNMGATRWEQGVAFLPASISYLIGTNLFGPLGHKIGRWFAACLGLVIIGGCLIFIPMATSITHLIIPNAGLGFAIGMVDSSMMPELGYLVDIRHSAVYGSVYALGDVAFCVGFAVGPALSGSLVKSIGFEWMLFGIAILCFMYAPLLTLLKNPPTSDEKKVRMAREAAEAAAAEAAAAAAAAAEDSQVTASCPAIMHGTSLPPTTANVDAEAGRTNEGYESERL, from the exons ATGCAATCATCGACCGATGCGGGCAATGGTGGACCTAGAAAATACACGCAGAGCAcagcacagcagcagcagcagcagcagtcggAGATTAGCGAAACCACCTCCTTTTCCATAAACTCCAACAATCAACCACAACAGCAGCAAGCACATTCCGGCGACAGCAGCAATACACCCAGCAAAAATCCCTTCAAGCAACAGTTGGACAGCAATCAACAGAATGGCAACATGGAGCAGGATTGTGGGATTCTGGGCGTTGGCAAGGAGAAGCCACCgcccccaccaccacccacttaCCAGTCGCAATCGTTTGGTGGACGCCAGCCACCGCCGGCGGATCAGTACAGGCAGGAGGATCCACGCGCTGCCGGGTCCTGGTCCGCCGCCAAGTCCTGGATGGTTAGCTGGCGTGGATCTAACCGGCTCGTCCTTGTCATTGTTGCCATAGCTCTGCTCCTGGACAATATGCTGTTGACCACCGTGG TGCCCATCATACCCGAGTTCCTGTACGACATACGACATCCGGACGCACCGCTCGACAGCTACCCCCGCACACCGCTCACCCTCAACACACCACCGCCGCCAACGCCGTGTCCTTGCAACAAAGATGGCAGCGAGGCAGCTCCGCTCGAGATCTCCACAATGAGTCCGGAGG AAAACGAGACCTACTACCGCGAACTGGAGGAGCGCCACAACGAGCTGGTGGGGGAGACGGTGGAGGTGGGTCTGCTCTTTGCCTCCAAGGCCTTCGTCCAGCTGCTGGTTAATCCGATTGTGGGACCTCTGACGCACCG CATTGGCTATAGTATCCCCATGTTTGCTGGCTTCGTGATTATGTTTCTCTCCACCTTGA TCTTTGCCTTTGGCCGCTCCTACCTGGTCCTGTTTGTGGCTCGGGCTCTGCAGGGTATCgggtcctcctgctcctcggTCTCGGGCATGGGCATGCTGGCGGATCGCTTCACCGACGACAAGGAGCGTGGCAACGCCATGGGCATAGCCCTCGGAGGCCTGGCCCTGGGCGTCCTCATCGGTCCACCCTTTGGCGGCGTCATGTACGAGTTTGTGGGAAAATCGGCTCCGTTTTTGGTCCTGGCTGCCCTGGCCTTGGGCGATGGCCTGCTCCAGCTGTTCATGTTGCAGCCTTCCATCCAGAAGGCCGAATCGGAGCCACCATCCCTGAAGAGCCTGATCAGTGATCCGTACATCCTGATTGCTGCCGGAGCCATCACCTTCGCCAACATGGGCATCGCTATGCTGGAGCCTTCGTTGCCTCTGTGGATGGTGGACAACATGGGTGCCACTCGTTGGGAACAGGGCGTGGCCTTTCTGCCCGCCTCCATCAGCTACCTGATTGGCACGAACCTCTTCGGACCCCTGGGACACAAGATTGGACGCTGGTTTGCCGCCTGTCTGGGACTGGTTATCATCGGAGGATGTTTGATATTT ATTCCCATGGCCACCTCGATTACCCATCTGATCATCCCGAATGCCGGTCTGGGCTTTGCCATTGGCATGGTGGACTCCTCGATGATGCCGGAACTGGGCTACCTGGTGGACATCCGGCACTCGGCCGTCTACGGCAGTGTGTACGCTCTCGGAGACGTGGCCTTCTGTGTGGGATTCGCCGTAGGGCCGGCTCTCTCCGGATCGCTGGTGAAGAGCATCGGCTTCGAGTGGATGCTGTTCGGAATCGCCATCCTGTGCTTCATGTACGCCCCGCTGCTGACCCTGCTCAAGAATCCGCCGACCAGTGACGAAAAGAAGGTACGTATGGCTCGGGAGGCGGCTGAAGCGGCCGCTGCcgaagctgctgctgctgctgctgccgctgcagAGGATTCCCAGGTGACGGCATCCTGCCCAGCCATCATGCATGGCACATCCCTGCCACCGACCACCGCGAATGTGGATGCAGAGGCGGGCAGGACGAACGAGGGATACGAGAGCGAGCGGCTCTAG
- the LOC6496537 gene encoding uncharacterized protein LOC6496537 → MRPIWESASRPLFVRSVWREAIGRRHFILDYEPRQRQRWKRQKTRLKATYQQTQSCEIYQESTEGSVEYLDEYLLLDATKLTLQQQQSLPQMGGQSRQGQGVATTGSGREHRHHSNRHSKRRAWLLSRGRTYNLDHHLTENPSRRSSLQDASSVLPSTANNPEERLAERVLHWLDLAGRTDIVKAAVEPPVPPATSSAQLARSAQRMQRNHHRSLSLKRVAASAVNHHQRSVAVRKPSAKPAPAQPVATNSTASTSASNAKPITIIFNKEGVPVRLNRPARNIDLCALSSSASTTRRLAGQLASVRLYSGASASPLPEETRTPPLSSRGLATAAADSRKQLHIFMPSLPKKGLLGTESVSGSGIGCSGEDALSTSFSELCQL, encoded by the exons ATGCGACCCATTTGGGAGTCGGCCAGCAGGCCGCTTTTCGTGCGTTCCGTGTGGCGGGAGGCGATCGGGAGACGCCACTTCATCCTCGACTACGAGCCGCGTCAGAGGCAGCGTTGGAAGCGCCAAAAGACGAGGTTGAAAG CCACCTATCAGCAGACGCAATCCTGCGAAATCTACCAAGAGTCCACTGAGGGCAGTGTCGAGTATCTGGACGAGTATCTTCTGCTGGACGCCACCAAGCTGAcgctgcaacagcaacagtccTTGCCCCAAATGGGCGGTCAGAGCAGGCAGGGACAAGGTGTCGCCACGACAGGATCAGGCCGGGAGCATCGGCATCATAGCAATCGCCATTCCAAGAGACGGGCCTGGTTGCTAAGCCGAGGACGCACCTACAACCTGGACCATCATCTGACGGAGAATCCCTCCCGGCGCAGTTCTCTGCAAGATGCCAGCAGTGTCCTGCCCAGCACGGCCAACAATCCCGAAGAGCGTCTGGCGGAGAGAGTTCTCCATTGGCTGGATTTGGCTGGACGCACGGATATAGTGAAGGCAGCCGTTGAACCCCCAGTGCCTCCTGCCACAAGCAGTGCCCAGTTGGCCAGATCGGCTCAAAGGATGCAGAGGAACCATCATCGCAGTCTGAGCCTCAAACGGGTGGCCGCGTCGGCTGTGAATCATCACCAGCGATCGGTGGCCGTCAGGAAGCCCAGTGCCAAGCCAGCTCCTGCCCAGCCGGTGGCCACCAACTCGACTGCATCCACCTCCGCCTCCAATGCCAAGCCCATAACCATTATTTTCAACAAAGAGGGCGTGCCCGTCCGCCTCAATCGACCCGCCCGGAATATCGATCTGTGCGCCTTGAGCAGCAGTGCCAGTACCACGAGGAGATTGGCCGGGCAACTGGCCTCGGTTCGCCTGTACAGTGGAGCCTCGGCCTCGCCGCTGCCGGAGGAGACACGTACCCCGCCGCTCAGTAGCCGGGGCTTGGCTACCGCCGCCGCGGATAGCCGGAAGCAGTTGCACATCTTCATGCCCAGTCTGCCCAAGAAGGGTCTGCTGGGAACAGAGTCCGTCAGTGGTAGTGGCATTGGTTGCTCTGGCGAGGATGCCCTGAGCACCAGCTTCAGTGAGCTCTGTCAGCTTTAG
- the LOC6496538 gene encoding uncharacterized protein LOC6496538, giving the protein MSTDEDSLGSPLKRATPTPPPGEKERERPRGGRAAEHLRHQKSFEARYSGIIQKQIWETSINKDVLERQMNAYFPFSRSASLSKEGGSGGFDQLLPSAASGSLLKSRSVGTTPTRRQGACLDKLDTVDVAMTDISSLGK; this is encoded by the coding sequence ATGTCCACCGATGAGGATTCTTTGGGCAGTCCCCTTAAGCGGGCCACGCCCACACCACCACCGGGCGAAAAGGAGCGGGAACGGCCAAGGGGCGGAAGGGCGGCGGAGCATTTGCGGCATCAGAAGAGCTTCGAGGCCAGGTACAGCGGCATCATCCAGAAGCAGATCTGGGAGACGAGCATCAACAAGGATGTCCTGGAGCGGCAAATGAATGCCTACTTTCCCTTCTCCCGAAGTGCATCGCTCTCGAAGGAAGGTGGCTCTGGAGGATTCGATCAGCTCCTTCCCTCTGCGGCGAGCGGCAGTCTGCTGAAGTCCCGTTCGGTGGGCACCACGCCCACCAGACGGCAAGGAGCCTGCCTGGATAAGCTGGACACTGTGGATGTGGCCATGACAGACATATCATCTCTGGGAAAATAG